The proteins below come from a single Chryseobacterium capnotolerans genomic window:
- a CDS encoding DUF3302 domain-containing protein produces the protein MCLLSLVFGGLLWPVALIWANYDYDNQNEQKKDSDDTESEEALNTIEK, from the coding sequence ATGTGCCTCCTTTCCCTTGTTTTTGGAGGCCTTTTATGGCCGGTTGCCTTAATCTGGGCGAATTATGATTACGACAATCAAAATGAGCAGAAAAAAGATTCAGATGATACTGAATCTGAAGAAGCACTTAACACAATTGAAAAATAA
- a CDS encoding DUF6691 family protein yields the protein MIKEQEQNIRHQDAVCTNESTLKHSWYHNLKYLAAGIIFGIIFVKAEVISWFRIQEMFRLQSFHMYGIIGSAVLVGMISVWLIKKFKIKTIYGEPITLAPKKFNKGQIYGGLIFGFGWAITGACPGPLFAQIGTGALAVSVTLLSAITGTWVYGYFRDKLPH from the coding sequence ATGATAAAAGAACAAGAACAAAATATCAGGCATCAGGATGCAGTTTGTACCAATGAAAGTACACTAAAACATTCCTGGTATCACAACTTAAAATATCTGGCAGCAGGAATTATATTTGGAATCATTTTCGTAAAAGCTGAGGTCATCAGCTGGTTCAGAATTCAGGAAATGTTTCGTTTGCAGTCATTTCATATGTATGGAATTATTGGGAGTGCTGTTTTAGTAGGAATGATTTCTGTGTGGTTGATTAAAAAATTCAAGATCAAAACAATTTATGGTGAACCTATAACGCTGGCTCCTAAGAAATTCAATAAAGGGCAGATTTATGGAGGATTGATCTTTGGTTTTGGTTGGGCCATTACCGGAGCCTGCCCCGGACCGCTTTTTGCCCAGATTGGAACAGGAGCTTTAGCGGTATCTGTCACCCTTTTAAGCGCAATTACCGGAACCTGGGTATATGGATATTTCAGGGATAAGCTGCCTCATTAA
- a CDS encoding Crp/Fnr family transcriptional regulator, giving the protein MQDTILSSEFSSSPDLVEKLYQYGITKNYHEGDIILDENASIRSIPIVMKGMLKVIRTEEDGREILLYYIKAGESCIMSFLGGMHNEKSIVKAEIEEDAEILFLPVDKVSLFIKEHPEWLDYIFRLYHKRFEELLDIINAIAFKKVDERLLNLLRKKSELTNSDIIQTTHEQLANELGTARVVVSRLLKQLEEDGRVKLGRNKITLLKTTN; this is encoded by the coding sequence ATGCAGGATACGATACTTTCTTCAGAATTTTCTTCTTCACCAGATCTGGTTGAAAAGTTATATCAGTATGGAATCACCAAAAACTATCATGAAGGAGACATTATTTTAGACGAAAATGCCTCCATACGATCCATTCCCATTGTAATGAAAGGAATGCTGAAGGTGATCCGAACAGAAGAAGATGGGCGGGAGATTCTGCTGTACTATATCAAAGCAGGAGAAAGCTGTATTATGTCTTTCCTGGGAGGAATGCATAACGAAAAAAGTATTGTAAAAGCAGAGATAGAAGAAGATGCAGAGATTCTTTTCCTTCCCGTAGATAAAGTTTCTTTATTCATCAAAGAACATCCGGAATGGCTGGATTATATCTTTAGACTTTACCACAAGCGTTTTGAAGAATTACTGGATATTATCAATGCAATCGCTTTCAAAAAAGTAGACGAAAGATTATTGAATCTTCTCCGGAAAAAATCAGAACTTACTAATTCTGATATCATACAGACCACGCACGAACAGCTTGCTAACGAATTAGGAACAGCTAGAGTAGTAGTGTCCAGACTTCTCAAACAGCTTGAAGAAGACGGAAGAGTAAAACTAGGAAGAAATAAAATCACCCTTCTGAAAACTACCAATTAA
- a CDS encoding HlyD family secretion protein, whose product MLELLIAIYAGICWLLIKKLKLIPWTFTTQVVVYSLPIFGSIALILSLNYYCPITSDVKVGNRSVDITTQVLGKVKKVYVKTNQEVKKGDTLFVLDREPYVQEIKSLEAKLSTMKATVSSYNTDISASQKNIAGLQSQLDLANKRVAQYKELVDAGAANRFDLEQAITNVNDLQSRISAAQAQQQSLETKSNASYNGENSSVSEIQAKLDQAKWNLSQTVVLAPTDGIIPNVQLNEGAIMAPFKSAFVLIQKQQSVIGFFAQNELESVKNGDKVELALKTEPGKVVKAKLEYVIDATSQGIMNNAGGMLGGNGSTAGLPDTARQLPETDGKLIAKFILEDDQKQLTVGARGTAVIYSDHIKPLHLIRKVMVRINSKINFIIPKLH is encoded by the coding sequence ATGCTAGAATTACTCATCGCTATATATGCCGGAATCTGCTGGCTGCTTATTAAAAAATTAAAACTAATTCCCTGGACATTCACCACTCAGGTTGTGGTATACTCTCTTCCTATTTTTGGATCTATTGCTTTAATATTAAGCCTTAACTACTATTGTCCCATCACCTCTGACGTGAAAGTTGGAAACAGAAGTGTTGATATTACCACTCAGGTGCTGGGGAAAGTAAAAAAGGTATATGTAAAGACCAATCAGGAAGTGAAGAAAGGCGATACTTTATTCGTATTAGACAGAGAACCTTATGTACAGGAAATTAAATCACTGGAAGCAAAACTCAGTACTATGAAAGCCACCGTAAGTTCTTACAATACTGACATTTCTGCTTCTCAAAAAAATATTGCAGGATTGCAATCACAGTTGGATCTGGCTAATAAAAGAGTGGCTCAATATAAAGAGCTTGTGGATGCAGGTGCTGCCAATAGATTTGATCTGGAACAGGCAATAACTAACGTCAATGATCTTCAATCCAGAATCAGCGCTGCCCAAGCACAGCAGCAATCTTTGGAAACCAAATCCAATGCCTCTTATAATGGAGAAAATTCTTCTGTATCTGAGATTCAGGCAAAACTTGATCAGGCAAAATGGAACCTATCCCAAACTGTAGTTTTGGCTCCTACAGATGGAATTATCCCCAATGTTCAGCTTAATGAAGGAGCTATCATGGCACCCTTTAAATCTGCTTTTGTCCTGATCCAGAAACAACAGTCTGTTATCGGGTTCTTTGCACAAAACGAACTTGAATCAGTAAAAAACGGAGATAAAGTAGAACTTGCTCTTAAAACAGAACCGGGAAAGGTAGTTAAAGCCAAACTTGAATATGTGATTGATGCTACCAGCCAAGGAATCATGAACAATGCAGGTGGAATGCTCGGCGGAAATGGTTCTACAGCAGGACTTCCTGATACTGCAAGACAGCTACCGGAAACGGATGGAAAACTGATCGCTAAATTTATACTGGAAGATGATCAAAAACAATTGACCGTGGGAGCCAGAGGAACGGCTGTAATTTATTCAGATCATATCAAACCTTTACATCTTATCCGAAAGGTAATGGTAAGAATCAACAGTAAAATCAACTTCATTATCCCTAAACTTCATTAA
- a CDS encoding copper homeostasis protein CutC, which produces MSKVEIACFNPESAIIAFENGADRIELCSGLSEGGTTPDFKVTKELREKINIPIFVMIRPRGGDFTYSDTEFEQMKTDLTTLKSLNIDGFVFGILDENDEVNKEQNTTLVELASPLPCTFHRAFDRAKGLEESLEKVIECGFTTILTSGQKPNVSEGKENLKKLVVLSNGRIEILVGGGLRSSNIEDIREATKAGYFHSSAITDGGSFANPDEVIALKNK; this is translated from the coding sequence ATGTCAAAAGTAGAAATAGCATGCTTTAATCCTGAATCAGCAATAATTGCCTTTGAAAATGGAGCGGATAGAATAGAACTTTGTTCAGGATTAAGTGAAGGAGGAACGACTCCCGATTTTAAAGTTACAAAAGAATTAAGAGAGAAAATAAATATTCCAATATTTGTTATGATTCGCCCAAGAGGCGGTGATTTTACCTATTCAGATACTGAATTTGAGCAGATGAAAACCGACTTAACTACATTGAAATCATTGAATATTGATGGTTTCGTATTCGGTATTTTAGATGAAAATGATGAGGTGAATAAGGAGCAGAATACAACCTTGGTTGAATTGGCTTCACCACTTCCTTGTACATTCCATCGTGCATTCGACAGAGCAAAAGGCCTGGAAGAATCTTTGGAAAAAGTCATTGAATGTGGTTTTACAACCATTCTCACATCAGGTCAGAAACCGAATGTATCTGAAGGAAAAGAAAATCTAAAAAAGTTAGTTGTTCTTTCCAATGGAAGAATTGAAATTCTTGTAGGTGGCGGTCTGAGGTCTTCCAATATTGAAGACATCAGAGAAGCAACAAAAGCTGGTTATTTCCATTCATCAGCAATTACAGATGGTGGATCCTTTGCTAATCCTGATGAAGTGATTGCTTTGAAGAATAAATAA
- a CDS encoding TolC family protein, translating to MYKRLILAGILSLSLGSCIGYKEPTKENIDQLKEKSEAVSHIIIPDDWIFDRNANARSLSYEWIKDLKTPQLDVLIHEGMVYNADIIIAKEKLNQIELAMEIAGSNLYPSVNAVTNTSNNLVSESQIRRIGLKANWEIDLWGKNKSAQMASTSDYFSAKQQNILLHQSIAAMIAKAYYLNIAGNIQEDMIEGYIQKTKELEKLYMVQKKVGTANVLDLSNISAEIISLEGYLEKIRNANIQSRRSLELLTGRYPEGKLETQNFFNPVQNNIPSSFPLELLESRSDIQAYHFQIEKSFYEVQQAKAARLPSLNINTSLGTAGSNVEAINSLFSNPLLRVGGGLVSPLFNNGKLKKNVEIKNSQQKQLVEEYSRAVLNALNEVESSSANLNSIEKQSNFTRKAIHELNNNISLTQKQIKVGTNNSFVLIRKQRDLLKNEMNLVNLELQNRMERINLYMALGAKDFIFS from the coding sequence ATGTATAAAAGATTAATACTGGCAGGAATTCTTTCTTTAAGTTTAGGTTCATGCATAGGTTATAAGGAGCCTACGAAAGAGAATATTGATCAACTGAAGGAAAAAAGTGAAGCTGTCTCTCATATTATCATTCCTGATGACTGGATTTTTGACAGAAATGCTAATGCAAGGTCTCTTTCTTATGAATGGATTAAAGATCTTAAAACTCCTCAACTGGATGTACTTATCCATGAAGGAATGGTATATAATGCGGATATTATTATTGCTAAAGAAAAGCTTAACCAAATTGAACTGGCAATGGAAATTGCAGGAAGCAATCTTTATCCAAGCGTAAATGCGGTTACCAATACATCTAATAATCTGGTAAGCGAAAGCCAAATCCGGCGCATTGGGTTGAAAGCCAATTGGGAAATTGATTTATGGGGTAAAAATAAATCAGCACAAATGGCCAGTACCAGTGATTATTTTTCTGCAAAACAACAAAACATTCTGCTGCACCAGTCTATCGCTGCGATGATTGCTAAAGCCTATTATCTCAATATTGCCGGAAACATTCAGGAGGATATGATTGAAGGCTATATTCAGAAAACAAAAGAACTTGAGAAATTATATATGGTTCAGAAAAAAGTAGGAACAGCTAACGTATTGGATCTATCTAATATCTCTGCCGAAATTATTTCTCTGGAAGGATATCTTGAAAAGATCAGAAATGCCAATATCCAATCCAGAAGATCTCTTGAACTTCTAACCGGAAGATATCCTGAAGGAAAGCTGGAAACACAGAATTTTTTCAATCCTGTACAAAATAATATTCCTTCTTCTTTTCCATTAGAACTTTTGGAGAGCAGATCTGATATTCAGGCTTATCATTTTCAGATAGAAAAATCTTTTTATGAAGTACAACAGGCTAAAGCAGCAAGGCTTCCTTCTCTTAATATAAATACTTCTTTAGGGACTGCGGGAAGTAATGTAGAAGCGATCAACTCTTTATTCTCAAACCCATTGCTTAGAGTAGGCGGCGGATTGGTTTCTCCTCTCTTCAATAATGGAAAGCTTAAAAAGAATGTGGAAATTAAAAACTCACAGCAAAAACAGCTTGTTGAAGAGTATTCAAGGGCTGTCTTGAATGCGTTGAATGAAGTGGAATCTTCATCAGCTAATCTGAATTCTATTGAAAAGCAAAGTAATTTCACCCGAAAGGCTATTCATGAACTGAACAATAATATTAGCCTCACTCAAAAACAAATAAAAGTGGGAACCAATAACAGTTTTGTTTTGATCCGGAAACAGCGGGATCTTCTAAAAAATGAGATGAATCTCGTCAATCTGGAACTTCAGAACAGAATGGAACGCATCAACCTCTATATGGCTCTGGGTGCAAAAGACTTCATATTTTCATAG
- a CDS encoding Crp/Fnr family transcriptional regulator, with protein MDAFKTFRNIVFFQDLSDEEINVLVSISTPRLLQRKETLAGPGQSFNQLFILSNGLLRFFFDDENGIETNLFLPSEKEAAIMESPESFSGESERKYTIEAVIESQIFLFNKTEFEEAAFQHRGIYNAYLKSLKQIINTLKVRTEQFCSTSPHSRYEDFLETRPFTSQNANRKYIANFLGITPNSLSRMTARVHKKETKEKNNLGILFLTLFGLFLLTQNTVTQIIKSKNEKNTTHKKLTSIELFLH; from the coding sequence ATGGATGCGTTTAAAACTTTCAGGAATATTGTTTTCTTTCAGGATTTATCTGATGAGGAAATTAATGTTTTGGTAAGCATCAGCACCCCCAGACTTCTTCAAAGAAAAGAAACACTAGCAGGACCAGGACAGTCTTTTAATCAATTATTTATCCTTTCCAACGGATTACTAAGGTTTTTCTTTGATGATGAAAATGGTATTGAAACGAATCTTTTTTTACCTTCAGAAAAAGAAGCTGCCATTATGGAAAGTCCGGAATCATTCTCAGGAGAAAGTGAAAGAAAGTATACCATTGAAGCTGTTATAGAATCACAGATCTTCTTATTCAACAAAACTGAATTTGAAGAAGCGGCATTCCAGCACAGAGGAATTTATAATGCCTATCTGAAATCTTTAAAACAGATCATTAACACGCTAAAGGTACGCACTGAGCAATTTTGCTCCACTTCTCCTCATTCACGATATGAAGATTTTCTGGAAACCCGCCCTTTTACTTCTCAAAATGCCAATAGAAAGTATATTGCCAATTTTCTGGGTATTACTCCTAACTCTCTTTCAAGGATGACTGCAAGAGTTCATAAAAAAGAAACGAAAGAAAAAAATAACTTAGGAATACTTTTTCTCACTTTATTCGGTCTATTTTTGCTTACTCAAAATACTGTTACACAAATTATTAAAAGCAAAAATGAGAAAAACACCACTCACAAAAAATTGACAAGTATAGAATTATTTTTACACTAA
- a CDS encoding beta-mannosidase has product MNIFAEEEGEYFTWFNLNRGMHKFHLNKGFNTIRLPYNIKNPKRWEPNGRGKPTVYATKISLYKKGGRIIRDINVTYGLRDIELIQEKDEKGKSFYFKVNGNPLYIKGTNWIPADSFSPRITKEKYQKLIKAAKEANMNMIRIWGGGIYEDEEFYKACDENGILVWQDFMFAGSFYPADNEFLENVKEEVKDQVKRLQNHPSIALWCGNNEIDEAIVNWGYQKQFNYSKADSLQVWKDYKKLFHEVIPNTLKENLTSDKNKYWPSSPSIGWGHKESLTEGDSHYWGVWWGEQPFEMYNEKVGRFMSEYGFQGMPTLSTTKSMFSGVADLDLQNLTIKAHEKHARGWEIINKYMERDYPIPTGFVKYNYVSQLLQAKGMQIAIEAHRRAKPYNMGTLYWQLNDCWPVVSWSSIDYLGNWKAFHYQAKRSFEPILISVAENSKAYEIYLINDVLKEIKADIKFELIDFAGKQLWKSNINKELKADVSEKILSINKADLVKFDVSKSVLKISSDSEDVKLEKLFFPVRPKDLKLSKPNITIKKISPTEIEISTDVLAKDVYLIGDTHFSDNFFDLLPGASKRIILSKSLDKVEVMSLFDTF; this is encoded by the coding sequence ATGAATATTTTCGCTGAAGAAGAAGGGGAGTACTTTACATGGTTTAACCTCAATAGAGGAATGCATAAATTTCACCTTAATAAAGGTTTTAACACAATTAGACTTCCTTATAATATCAAAAATCCCAAGAGATGGGAGCCTAATGGAAGAGGAAAACCTACTGTATATGCTACGAAGATTTCCTTATACAAGAAAGGAGGACGAATTATTAGAGATATCAATGTTACGTATGGTTTGAGAGATATTGAGCTTATTCAGGAAAAAGATGAAAAGGGCAAATCTTTTTATTTTAAAGTTAATGGAAACCCATTATATATCAAAGGAACAAACTGGATACCTGCAGACAGTTTCTCTCCAAGGATTACGAAGGAAAAATATCAAAAACTGATTAAGGCTGCCAAAGAAGCGAATATGAATATGATCCGGATTTGGGGCGGCGGGATCTATGAAGATGAAGAGTTCTATAAAGCCTGCGATGAAAACGGGATTTTGGTGTGGCAGGATTTTATGTTTGCAGGAAGCTTTTATCCGGCAGATAATGAATTTCTGGAGAATGTAAAGGAAGAAGTGAAAGATCAGGTCAAAAGACTTCAAAACCATCCGTCCATTGCATTATGGTGTGGGAATAATGAAATTGATGAAGCCATTGTCAATTGGGGATATCAGAAACAGTTTAACTATTCAAAAGCAGATTCTCTGCAGGTATGGAAAGATTATAAAAAGCTTTTTCATGAAGTTATTCCCAATACATTGAAGGAAAATCTTACTTCAGATAAAAATAAATACTGGCCAAGTTCTCCATCCATCGGATGGGGACATAAGGAAAGTCTTACAGAAGGAGATTCTCATTATTGGGGTGTTTGGTGGGGTGAACAGCCTTTCGAAATGTATAATGAAAAAGTAGGCCGATTCATGTCTGAATATGGTTTTCAGGGAATGCCAACTTTAAGCACTACAAAATCAATGTTTTCCGGAGTTGCTGATTTGGACCTACAAAACCTGACCATTAAAGCCCATGAAAAACATGCAAGAGGCTGGGAGATTATCAATAAATATATGGAACGGGACTATCCAATACCAACAGGATTTGTAAAATATAATTATGTTTCCCAACTGCTACAGGCGAAAGGAATGCAGATCGCGATAGAAGCACACCGTAGGGCAAAACCTTATAATATGGGAACATTGTACTGGCAGCTTAATGACTGTTGGCCGGTAGTTTCATGGTCGTCCATTGATTATTTGGGAAATTGGAAAGCTTTTCACTATCAGGCAAAAAGAAGTTTTGAGCCTATATTGATCTCTGTTGCTGAAAATAGTAAAGCTTATGAAATCTATCTGATTAATGATGTATTGAAAGAAATAAAAGCGGATATAAAATTTGAGCTCATTGATTTTGCAGGAAAACAACTATGGAAATCTAATATTAATAAAGAGTTGAAGGCCGATGTAAGTGAGAAAATTTTGAGTATCAACAAAGCTGATCTGGTAAAATTTGATGTATCGAAATCTGTTTTGAAAATAAGTTCAGACAGTGAAGATGTGAAGCTTGAAAAGCTTTTCTTTCCCGTAAGACCTAAAGATTTGAAACTCTCAAAACCTAATATTACCATTAAAAAAATATCGCCAACAGAAATTGAAATCTCAACAGATGTTTTGGCAAAGGACGTATACCTGATTGGAGATACTCATTTCAGTGATAACTTCTTTGATCTGTTGCCAGGTGCTTCAAAAAGAATTATCCTTTCGAAATCTTTGGATAAGGTTGAAGTAATGAGTTTGTTTGATACTTTTTAA
- a CDS encoding YeeE/YedE family protein translates to MLEIIKEPWPWYIAGPLIGLTVPALLILGNKSFGISSSLRHICAACIPANINFFKYDWKKEAWNLFFVLGIFIGGMIAANFMLNPAEITVNPTLKAELAGYGITDYTHLVPVQLMNFESLLTVRGFIMMVVGGFLVGFGTRYAGGCTSGHAIMGLSNLQWPSLVATICFMIGGFFMANLILPMILSL, encoded by the coding sequence ATGTTGGAGATTATAAAAGAACCATGGCCATGGTACATTGCAGGTCCTTTGATTGGGTTAACTGTTCCTGCTTTATTGATATTGGGAAATAAATCCTTTGGAATCAGTTCTTCATTGAGGCATATCTGTGCTGCCTGTATACCAGCTAATATCAATTTTTTTAAATATGATTGGAAAAAAGAAGCCTGGAACCTGTTTTTTGTATTAGGAATTTTTATCGGAGGAATGATTGCCGCTAATTTTATGCTTAACCCGGCTGAAATTACAGTCAATCCCACTCTGAAAGCAGAGTTGGCAGGCTATGGAATTACAGATTATACCCATCTTGTTCCGGTTCAGCTTATGAATTTTGAGAGTCTTTTAACTGTAAGAGGATTTATCATGATGGTTGTGGGTGGATTTCTGGTGGGTTTTGGAACTCGGTATGCCGGGGGATGTACCAGTGGTCATGCTATTATGGGACTTTCCAATTTGCAGTGGCCTTCTTTAGTGGCTACCATTTGCTTTATGATCGGTGGATTTTTCATGGCCAATCTTATTTTGCCTATGATCCTTTCCCTGTAG
- a CDS encoding MBL fold metallo-hydrolase yields MKIEQIYTGCLAQGAYYITSAGEAAIIDPLRETQPYLDRLEKDGVELKFIFETHFHADFVSGHIDLSQKTNAPIVYGPTANPEFEAVIAEDSQIFEIGDIKIKLIHTPGHTLESSCYVLIDEQGKEKALFSGDTLFLGDVGRPDLAQKAADMTQEELAGLLYDSLYTKILPLHDDIMVYPAHGAGSACGKNMQKETFDTLGNQKKTNYALNQNSKEGFINAVTEGLFPPPAYFGMNVMMNKKGYHRFDEVLSNGMQAFTPDQFEKIAETSGALMLDVRNNGEFAKGFIPQSVNIGLDGDFAPWVGALIADVNQPILLITKPGDEEEAVTRLSRVGFDHVLGFLKGSFESWKSIGKETDAVNRISAEEFEKEIAGSVVKIIDVRKENEYAAEHVNEAYSKPLAYINEWINEIHPEEHFYLHCAGGYRSMMAASILQARGFRNFTEIEGGFKAIASTGVPKSDFVCQTKVLK; encoded by the coding sequence ATGAAAATAGAACAGATATATACAGGATGTTTGGCCCAGGGTGCTTATTATATTACATCAGCAGGAGAAGCTGCCATTATAGATCCTTTGAGAGAAACTCAGCCTTATTTGGATAGGTTAGAAAAAGACGGAGTAGAACTAAAATTCATTTTTGAAACTCATTTTCATGCTGATTTTGTGAGCGGACATATTGATTTAAGCCAGAAAACAAACGCTCCCATCGTCTACGGACCTACAGCGAACCCTGAATTTGAGGCTGTTATTGCTGAAGACAGCCAGATTTTTGAGATCGGAGATATTAAAATAAAATTGATTCATACTCCAGGACATACCTTGGAGAGTTCTTGTTATGTGTTGATTGATGAACAAGGGAAAGAAAAAGCCCTTTTCAGCGGAGATACTTTATTTCTTGGAGATGTAGGTCGTCCCGATCTTGCTCAAAAAGCAGCAGATATGACGCAGGAAGAACTCGCAGGACTACTGTATGATAGTTTGTATACTAAGATTTTACCCTTACATGATGATATTATGGTGTATCCGGCTCATGGAGCAGGTTCTGCCTGTGGTAAAAATATGCAGAAAGAGACTTTTGATACATTAGGGAACCAAAAGAAAACAAATTATGCGCTTAATCAGAACAGTAAGGAAGGCTTTATTAATGCTGTAACAGAAGGACTTTTTCCACCGCCTGCTTATTTTGGAATGAATGTGATGATGAATAAAAAAGGATATCACCGCTTTGATGAAGTATTATCGAACGGGATGCAGGCATTTACTCCGGATCAGTTTGAGAAAATAGCAGAAACTTCCGGAGCCTTGATGCTGGATGTTCGAAATAATGGCGAATTTGCCAAAGGATTTATCCCGCAATCCGTCAATATAGGATTAGATGGAGATTTTGCACCTTGGGTAGGGGCATTGATTGCAGATGTGAACCAACCCATTCTATTGATCACAAAACCTGGCGATGAAGAAGAAGCGGTAACCCGATTAAGCAGGGTAGGATTTGATCATGTTTTAGGCTTTTTAAAAGGAAGTTTTGAATCTTGGAAGAGCATTGGAAAGGAAACTGATGCTGTGAATCGCATTTCTGCTGAAGAGTTTGAAAAAGAAATAGCAGGCAGCGTTGTGAAAATTATTGATGTAAGGAAAGAAAATGAATATGCAGCAGAACATGTCAATGAAGCCTATAGCAAGCCTTTAGCCTATATTAATGAATGGATTAATGAAATTCATCCCGAGGAACATTTTTACCTGCATTGTGCCGGAGGATATAGAAGTATGATGGCGGCCAGCATACTTCAGGCAAGAGGATTCAGAAACTTTACGGAAATTGAAGGAGGTTTTAAGGCCATTGCTTCTACAGGGGTTCCCAAAAGCGATTTTGTATGTCAGACCAAAGTTTTAAAATAA
- a CDS encoding GxxExxY protein: MTENELSYKIIGAAIEVHKNLGVGLLESAYEIALAYELRTLNLNVKQQVALPLQYKEISIENAYKIDLIVEDKVIIEVKAVLELHSIFKAQLLTYLKQTNIKLGLLINFNSELNKYGIHRIVNNIIDA; encoded by the coding sequence ATGACCGAAAACGAATTATCCTACAAAATAATAGGAGCTGCTATAGAAGTTCATAAAAACTTAGGTGTTGGCCTATTAGAAAGTGCATATGAAATAGCTTTAGCTTACGAATTAAGAACTTTAAACCTTAACGTAAAACAACAAGTTGCTTTACCATTACAATATAAAGAAATCTCGATAGAAAATGCATATAAAATTGATTTGATTGTAGAAGATAAAGTAATCATCGAAGTTAAGGCTGTCTTGGAATTACATTCTATTTTTAAGGCTCAGCTATTGACTTATTTAAAACAAACTAATATAAAACTCGGACTTCTTATTAATTTCAATAGTGAACTTAATAAATATGGAATCCACAGAATTGTAAACAATATCATTGATGCGTAA